Proteins encoded in a region of the Watersipora subatra chromosome 5, tzWatSuba1.1, whole genome shotgun sequence genome:
- the LOC137396533 gene encoding uncharacterized protein, whose product MGVLWDGFFYIFIYLPIYFLFSLFQKLYWICNGMDDIVTQIEAGQLYERSAQVFDIWYKIKKEPFQLLGCHNFIATHNRFEHPNFVLSHNISLLAVQMDLAIFVEVPPHYDIFDCRKSPFIYLGQFSEAIRIITLPISSFIRCAEELGDPKMKVIWLHSTGRCGSTAISQVFEAVPNCTTVSEPMGLFVARNDAGSKYNSQLLRQWLHCPTYCQTYQATVRMMAKPNQHNPEVLFIKNFTLSGVREVADLETLFPTHTHLFLYRNCLETVQSYLRSLNNHFLLNVLMKLRGNACCRYVVRSPEILVRSLCAPEVIDALPWLSDPNFQLNVTSFGLIVIQWCCFLYHYNMLIDKQSSIRAIRYEDLVDNKHATLTKLFQFCGISLDHVEAAIKSLAADSQEGTMLSKASLSTYKKLHITDALRDEGNMYLKACNLNELGKPTYVRNSVSTPARSASPPNLPTRSYNGHVAISMPA is encoded by the coding sequence ATGGGAGTGCTGTGGGATGGATTTTTCTACATATTCATTTACCTCCCCATCTACTTCTTGTTCTCACTCTTCCAGAAGCTTTATTGGATCTGTAATGGTATGGATGACATTGTTACGCAGATTGAGGCTGGCCAGCTCTACGAACGTTCTGCGCAGGTCTTTGACATTTGGTATAAAATTAAGAAAGAACCATTTCAACTTTTGGGATGCCATAACTTTATAGCAACGCATAACCGATTTGAGCATCCCAATTTCGTCCTTTCTCATAACATCTCTCTCCTAGCTGTACAGATGGATCTTGCCATCTTTGTGGAAGTTCCTCCCCATTATGACATATTTGATTGCCGAAAAAGCCCTTTTATTTATTTGGGTCAGTTTAGTGAGGCAATCCGTATCATTACTTTGCCTATTTCTTCATTCATCCGATGTGCGGAAGAACTAGGGGACCCAAAAATGAAGGTCATTTGGTTGCACAGCACAGGCCGGTGTGGCAGCACTGCTATTAGCCAAGTCTTCGAGGCAGTGCCTAACTGTACTACTGTCTCCGAACCAATGGGCTTGTTTGTCGCGCGAAATGATGCCGGCTCTAAGTACAATTCACAGCTGCTCAGACAGTGGCTTCATTGCCCCACTTATTGTCAGACATACCAGGCAACTGTGCGAATGATGGCCAAACCGAATCAGCATAATCCTGAGGTTTTATTCattaaaaactttacattgtCTGGTGTGAGGGAGGTGGCAGATCTGGAAACACTATTTCCAACACACACTCATTTATTTCTCTATAGGAACTGCTTGGAGACTGTTCAGTCTTATCTCCGCTCTCTCAACAATCACTTCCTCCTAAATGTTCTCATGAAATTGCGTGGTAATGCCTGCTGTCGATACGTAGTTAGATCCCCAGAAATTCTCGTCAGATCTCTCTGTGCCCCAGAAGTGATTGATGCATTGCCATGGTTGAGTGATCCAAATTTTCAGTTGAATGTCACCAGCTTTGGCCTCATTGTTATCCAGTGGTGCTGCTTTCTCTACCACTACAATATGTTAATTGACAAGCAGTCATCCATCAGAGCCATACGTTATGAAGACCTTGTGGACAACAAGCATGCGACCCTCACCAAACTGTTCCAGTTCTGTGGCATCTCACTCGACCATGTGGAAGCTGCTATTAAAAGCCTTGCAGCCGACAGTCAGGAGGGGACCATGCTATCAAAAGCTAGCCTTTCTACATATAAGAAGCTTCACATTACCGATGCTCTTAGGGATGAAGGAAACATGTACTTGAAGGCTTGCAACTTGAATGAGCTAGGAAAACCAACATATGTCCGCAACTCTGTTTCCACCCCCGCCCGATCAGCCTCGCCCCCAAATCTCCCTACTAGGTCATATAATGGACACGTCGCTATTTCCATGCCTGCCTAA
- the LOC137396780 gene encoding protein FAM177A1-like, which produces MMATFTHSSEKVSSRNDRRGSHPKVVFDEIPLEELGQTEAVEPEKKKKVPRRIIHFINGDTMEEFSTDDEEEEEVTAPQVDPSQLDWLRWFWFWTVLTATKSLAVADYFGEKLAWFFGITQPKYQYVIDEYYQRKAEEEEDERLAREEAEAELAHVETELTGPVSGELSHEHGGEGLTDMNG; this is translated from the exons ATGATGGCTACGTTCACCCACAGTTCCGAAAAGGTTTCATCAAGGAATGATAGACGCGGAAGTCACCCCAAAGTTGTGTTTGACGAGATTCCTTTAGag GAATTGGGACAAACCGAAGCGGTTGAgccagaaaaaaagaaaaaggttCCACGAAGAATAATTCATTTCATAAATGGTGATACGATGGAGGAATTCTCGACAGATGATGAAGAGGAAGAGGAAGTTACCGCTCCCCAAGTAGACCCG AGTCAATTAGACTGGCTGAGATGGTTCTGGTTTTGGACTGTGCTGACAGCTACTAAGTCTCTGGCCG TTGCTGACTACTTTGGTGAGAAGCTAGCCTGGTTCTTCGGTATAACGCAGCCCAAGTACCAGTATGTTATCGATGAGTACTACCAGCGGAAAGCAGAG GAAGAAGAAGACGAAAGGTTAGCGAGAGAGGAGGCGGAGGCTGAACTCGCCCACGTAGAAACAGAGCTGACAGGTCCAGTGTCTGGAGAGCTTTCTCATGAACATGGTGGTGAAGGCTTAACTGACATGAATGGATGA